A region from the Geotrypetes seraphini chromosome 10, aGeoSer1.1, whole genome shotgun sequence genome encodes:
- the LOC117367458 gene encoding CD5 antigen-like isoform X1 codes for MAVPVTVLLLVIVGLSASGTELPVRLVNGPSFCSGRIEVLREGRWGTVCDDDWGLPDAEVLCRQLGCGAPVATYSAGVYGEGDTDQSVWLTDVNCQGTESSLGMCRFNEEGEPKCAHEEDAGVKCEEPLLVRLKNGSTHCNGLLEVFHAEQWGTVCDDRWDIHDARVVCRQLGCAGVQKANDCRRFGKGTGRIWLDEVQCTGKESHLMQCLASKLGVHDCSHQEDVGVVCRDPFKLRLSEGPHACAGRLEVFHEGQWGTVCNDHWQQENNQVVCHQLGCGPSQPPKKRQLWLASATGPIWLDDVVCSGQERSLENCQHRVWGYHDCTHAEDIYISCSVL; via the exons ATGGCGGTACCTGTCACAGTCCTCCTGCTGG tcaTCGTTGGACTTTCAGCCTCAG GTACCGAACTCCCGGTCAGGCTAGTCAACGGCCCGTCATTCTGCTCTGGCCGCATCGAGGTGCTCCGGGAAGGACGCTGGGGCACCGTTTGCGATGATGACTGGGGCCTGCCTGACGCCGAGGTATTGTGCCGGCAGTTGGGTTGCGGTGCGCCGGTTGCTACCTACAGCGCAGGTGTCTACGGGGAAGGGGATACGGACCAATCAGTCTGGCTGACAGACGTGAACTGCCAGGGCACAGAAAGCTCGCTGGGGATGTGCCGGTTTAATGAAGAGGGTGAGCCCAAGTGCGCACACGAGGAAGATGCTGGAGTGAAGTGTGAAG AGCCACTGCTGGTGAGGCTTAAAAATGGCTCGACCCACTGCAACGGGCTCTTGGAGGTGTTCCACGCTGAGCAGTGGGGAACCGTCTGTGACGACAGGTGGGACATCCATGACGCCAGGGTGGTGTGTAGGCAGCTGGGCTGTGCTGGCGTGCAGAAAGCCAACGACTGCAGAAGATTCGGGAAGGGAACCGGCAGGATCTGGCTAGATGAGGTGCAGTGCACGGGGAAAGAGTCGCACCTGATGCAGTGCTTAGCCTCCAAACTTGGGGTGCACGACTGCAGCCATCAAGAAGATGTCGGGGTAGTATGCCGAG aCCCGTTTAAGCTGAGACTCAGTGAAGGACCTCATGCCTGCGCTGGAAGGCTGGAGGTTTTCCACGAAGGGCAATGGGGAACAGTCTGCAATGACCACTGGCAGCAGGAGAATAACCAGGTGGTCTGCCACCAGCTGGGCTGTGGCCCCTCACAACCGCCCAAGAAGCGGCAGCTCTGGTTGGCTAGTGCTACAGGACCTATCTGGTTGGATGATGTGGTCTGCTCTGGGCAAGAGAGATCCTTAGAAAATTGCCAACATCGGGTGTGGGGCTACCACGACTGCACTCACGCAGAGGACATATATATCAGCTGCTCTG TGCTGTGA
- the LOC117367458 gene encoding CD5 antigen-like isoform X2, translating into MAVPVTVLLLGTELPVRLVNGPSFCSGRIEVLREGRWGTVCDDDWGLPDAEVLCRQLGCGAPVATYSAGVYGEGDTDQSVWLTDVNCQGTESSLGMCRFNEEGEPKCAHEEDAGVKCEEPLLVRLKNGSTHCNGLLEVFHAEQWGTVCDDRWDIHDARVVCRQLGCAGVQKANDCRRFGKGTGRIWLDEVQCTGKESHLMQCLASKLGVHDCSHQEDVGVVCRDPFKLRLSEGPHACAGRLEVFHEGQWGTVCNDHWQQENNQVVCHQLGCGPSQPPKKRQLWLASATGPIWLDDVVCSGQERSLENCQHRVWGYHDCTHAEDIYISCSVL; encoded by the exons ATGGCGGTACCTGTCACAGTCCTCCTGCTGG GTACCGAACTCCCGGTCAGGCTAGTCAACGGCCCGTCATTCTGCTCTGGCCGCATCGAGGTGCTCCGGGAAGGACGCTGGGGCACCGTTTGCGATGATGACTGGGGCCTGCCTGACGCCGAGGTATTGTGCCGGCAGTTGGGTTGCGGTGCGCCGGTTGCTACCTACAGCGCAGGTGTCTACGGGGAAGGGGATACGGACCAATCAGTCTGGCTGACAGACGTGAACTGCCAGGGCACAGAAAGCTCGCTGGGGATGTGCCGGTTTAATGAAGAGGGTGAGCCCAAGTGCGCACACGAGGAAGATGCTGGAGTGAAGTGTGAAG AGCCACTGCTGGTGAGGCTTAAAAATGGCTCGACCCACTGCAACGGGCTCTTGGAGGTGTTCCACGCTGAGCAGTGGGGAACCGTCTGTGACGACAGGTGGGACATCCATGACGCCAGGGTGGTGTGTAGGCAGCTGGGCTGTGCTGGCGTGCAGAAAGCCAACGACTGCAGAAGATTCGGGAAGGGAACCGGCAGGATCTGGCTAGATGAGGTGCAGTGCACGGGGAAAGAGTCGCACCTGATGCAGTGCTTAGCCTCCAAACTTGGGGTGCACGACTGCAGCCATCAAGAAGATGTCGGGGTAGTATGCCGAG aCCCGTTTAAGCTGAGACTCAGTGAAGGACCTCATGCCTGCGCTGGAAGGCTGGAGGTTTTCCACGAAGGGCAATGGGGAACAGTCTGCAATGACCACTGGCAGCAGGAGAATAACCAGGTGGTCTGCCACCAGCTGGGCTGTGGCCCCTCACAACCGCCCAAGAAGCGGCAGCTCTGGTTGGCTAGTGCTACAGGACCTATCTGGTTGGATGATGTGGTCTGCTCTGGGCAAGAGAGATCCTTAGAAAATTGCCAACATCGGGTGTGGGGCTACCACGACTGCACTCACGCAGAGGACATATATATCAGCTGCTCTG TGCTGTGA